In Longimicrobium sp., a genomic segment contains:
- a CDS encoding endonuclease/exonuclease/phosphatase family protein, giving the protein MVELPVRVKATAAPRRGPPAPEPSSRSQPAARPRPGPRREGGARARLAWWLALVSWGYLAAAIAACAVLWGLGDRWVPATAFLFAGKWPLLLPLAVLVPLAAGLRRRLLLPLGAAAGVVLVGVMGWRPGVRLPAGGDARMSLRVVTFNADGGDGAAVRLPDLLETWHPDVVAFQECVGPLINAINALQGWYHQEKDSLCLLSRYPIVAAAMMDRSALEHIAETSSVGGTGIVIRYTLRTPAGPVDVTNVHLETPRKGFEALAGLGWTAMRTNTELRAIEAHLARAWVDRGTAPRLVVGDFNTPVESRIFQEHWGGLTDAWEAAGRGFGWTKDNGWIRVRIDHVLMGPGWRARRISTSPDNAGSDHHPVIVDLQFLDGS; this is encoded by the coding sequence GTGGTGGAGCTCCCCGTGCGCGTGAAGGCGACGGCCGCGCCGCGCCGCGGGCCGCCCGCGCCGGAGCCTTCCTCACGCTCCCAGCCCGCGGCTCGGCCGCGTCCGGGCCCGCGGCGCGAGGGCGGCGCGCGGGCGAGGCTCGCGTGGTGGCTGGCGCTGGTGTCGTGGGGCTACCTGGCCGCGGCGATCGCCGCCTGCGCGGTGCTGTGGGGGCTGGGGGACCGGTGGGTGCCGGCGACGGCCTTCCTGTTCGCGGGGAAGTGGCCGCTCCTGCTGCCGCTGGCCGTGCTCGTCCCGCTCGCGGCCGGGCTCCGGCGGCGGCTGCTGCTGCCGCTCGGGGCCGCCGCGGGCGTGGTGCTGGTGGGGGTGATGGGGTGGCGGCCGGGCGTGCGGCTCCCGGCGGGCGGCGACGCGCGGATGAGCCTGCGCGTGGTCACCTTCAACGCCGACGGCGGCGACGGGGCCGCGGTGCGCCTGCCGGACCTGCTCGAGACCTGGCACCCCGACGTGGTGGCGTTCCAGGAATGCGTCGGCCCCCTCATCAACGCGATCAACGCGCTCCAGGGCTGGTATCACCAGGAGAAGGACAGCCTCTGCCTGCTCAGCCGCTACCCGATCGTGGCGGCCGCGATGATGGACCGCTCGGCGCTGGAGCACATCGCCGAGACCTCGTCCGTGGGCGGCACGGGGATCGTCATCCGCTACACCCTGCGGACGCCCGCGGGCCCCGTCGACGTCACCAACGTGCACCTGGAGACGCCGCGGAAGGGCTTCGAGGCGCTGGCGGGGCTCGGATGGACGGCCATGCGCACCAACACGGAGCTGCGCGCCATCGAAGCGCACCTCGCCCGCGCGTGGGTGGACCGCGGCACCGCGCCGCGCCTGGTCGTGGGCGACTTCAACACGCCGGTGGAGAGCCGCATCTTCCAGGAGCACTGGGGCGGCCTCACCGACGCGTGGGAGGCGGCCGGGCGCGGGTTCGGATGGACCAAGGACAACGGATGGATCCGGGTGCGCATCGACCACGTGCTGATGGGCCCCGGCTGGCGTGCCCGCCGGATCTCCACCAGCCCGGACAACGCGGGTTCGGACCACCACCCGGTCATCGTCGACCTGCAGTTCCTCGACGGGTCGTAG
- a CDS encoding DinB family protein: MKTYAVLLALVLPASLAAQQPSGSPPANPITTVFRARTLGLQRNIAQAFDSIPERLFSYKPTPVQLTIGYIAQHLASDNYLFCNAFGDMKAPVAAEDTATADSVKATWPKARLMANLNASFAFCERALGQLDDAKLADQVTLSFRGQSRQVPRVSMVLGHVTDMADHYSQLANYMRLNDLIPPTALPRPARTGQ, from the coding sequence ATGAAGACCTATGCAGTGCTCCTCGCCCTGGTCCTGCCGGCCAGCCTTGCCGCCCAGCAGCCGTCCGGAAGTCCGCCGGCGAACCCGATCACCACGGTGTTCCGTGCGCGGACCCTGGGGCTGCAGCGGAACATCGCCCAGGCGTTCGACTCGATCCCGGAGCGGCTGTTCAGCTACAAGCCGACGCCCGTGCAGCTCACCATCGGCTACATCGCCCAGCACCTCGCCAGCGACAACTACCTGTTCTGCAACGCGTTCGGCGACATGAAGGCGCCGGTGGCGGCCGAGGACACCGCGACCGCCGACTCCGTGAAGGCCACCTGGCCCAAGGCCAGGCTGATGGCCAACCTCAACGCGTCGTTCGCGTTCTGCGAGCGCGCGCTCGGGCAGCTGGACGATGCGAAGCTGGCCGACCAGGTGACCCTGTCGTTCCGCGGCCAGTCTCGCCAGGTGCCGCGCGTGAGCATGGTGCTGGGCCACGTGACGGACATGGCGGACCACTACAGCCAGCTCGCCAACTACATGCGCCTGAACGACCTTATCCCCCCGACGGCGCTCCCGCGGCCGGCCCGGACCGGCCAGTAG
- a CDS encoding YceH family protein — translation MVNLPLTDVEVRILGALLEKEVTTPENYPLSLNALLSACNQTTNRDPVMRLDEDTATHHIIALRRGGLLHQIQPVGSRVTKFQHLLAEELKLDERQLAVLGVLMLRGPQTPGELHARTARLASFADIPDLESVLESLIARQPFPLVARLPRRPGQKEVRYTHLLAGEPTQADAPEMADEPPPRARPHRADVDEDRVAALERTVEALQAEVAAVRAELEAFRAQFQ, via the coding sequence ATGGTGAACCTTCCGCTCACGGATGTCGAAGTGCGTATCCTCGGCGCTCTCCTCGAGAAGGAGGTGACGACGCCGGAGAACTATCCGCTTTCGCTGAACGCGCTCCTGTCGGCGTGCAACCAGACGACCAACCGCGACCCGGTGATGCGGCTGGACGAGGACACCGCCACGCACCACATCATCGCGCTCCGCCGCGGTGGCCTGCTGCACCAGATCCAGCCGGTGGGCTCGCGCGTGACCAAGTTCCAGCACCTGCTGGCGGAAGAGCTGAAGCTCGACGAGCGCCAGCTGGCGGTGCTGGGCGTGCTGATGCTCCGCGGCCCGCAGACACCGGGCGAGCTGCACGCGCGCACCGCGCGGCTGGCGTCGTTCGCCGACATCCCCGACCTGGAATCGGTGCTGGAGTCGCTGATCGCGCGCCAGCCGTTCCCCCTCGTCGCCCGCCTCCCCCGCCGCCCGGGCCAGAAGGAGGTCCGCTACACCCACCTGCTCGCCGGCGAACCCACGCAGGCCGATGCGCCCGAGATGGCGGACGAACCACCCCCCCGCGCTCGCCCTCACCGCGCCGATGTGGACGAGGACCGGGTCGCCGCGCTGGAGCGCACGGTCGAGGCGCTGCAGGCGGAGGTCGCCGCCGTGCGCGCAGAACTCGAGGCGTTCCGCGCGCAGTTTCAGTAG